Within Thamnophis elegans isolate rThaEle1 chromosome 11, rThaEle1.pri, whole genome shotgun sequence, the genomic segment CAGCTTACTCTGGTATCTTGTGTCACCCATGTCCTTGGAATGTGTTCCCTCCTTCTTGGGAACCTGCTGCATTATTCTAGTCCATCACATCACCTCCCTTTTGTAGGCACATTCCATCACACATCTTTTTTCTTGATATTTTAATTGGCCATGGCAGCATCTTAGTCATATGtattcataatatttaatacatgTAATGATTTATTGCATTATAATGAATAAGATGTTCCCTTATTTGTATAACATATTGGGTTGAATCAAAGAATAAAATTGGAGGTCATATGCTGAAACGTATGCAGATACAAACTCAAACCTATCATTACTGTGCAGATAACCTCATTTTGGAATCCATAGTTGGAATTGCAGAAATGGTTCCCAAGGGATATTTAAAAGATTTCTGTAGCTATTCTTTCTTGACAACAACCATTAgtgcattttctttcttattctttctggTCATGGCCCAGTTCTTTCTGGTTCTATAAATGCATACCTGGGCCAGAAGAATGAATCCAATACAATATATTTTGCcttctgaaatatatatttcctgAAAGGAGTTGAGAAAGTGCTGTGAATAGATGAAAAATTAGTTTAAAGCTTCAAAATTGATGTTAGGTTGAGGTATAGAACAGAGGAAGCGGCATCTAATAAATGCAGCTTTAAAATGCTGATCAAGAGATACAAAGATTTTTCTTTCTCCCAAGTATAAGGGAACGTGAGAAAAGAGGTGATTGCTTCAAGTTAAGATGAGCACATTCACAGGGGGCTTAGTGTCTTGGGAAGATTGGATCGTATAATATGGTCTCCCAAAATCAATTTAAAAGGGGGCTAACTGAAGTGGTAAAGTGAAGTCATATCAACAGAATGAGATTTGGTTGTATTTTGGAATGAGATATTTTTCTAATATCTCTTTTGAGGCAAACTTTAGAatttctcccctttttctttATACTACAtaatattgggggggggtgttagaaGATTTAAATGGACAGAaagaagtatatatatatatattcgcgGATGTTAGTaagtaggtctttggttattcgggttttctcccgcataaaattggaggtgtcttggcgacgtttcgacgaagtctcattcatcatcttcaggcttcgtgcttccaggagcaatgtgagatctcggctgtttcttccttttaactgccagtggaggTTTGAGCTGATTTGGTGGGAGCTTGGCtatgttctgattgggtggaggtgtgttctgattggttgggggtttgtgtttcatgtaagaataggaggggtttaaagaggctaatggtgcagttgcagtctggcttctggtccttggtcatgCCTCATCAtcagatctcacattgctccagcacgaagcctgaagatgacgaatgagacttcgtcgaaacgccgccaagacacctccaattttacgcgggagaaaacccaaataatcaaagacacacacacacacacacacacacacacatgaatatAAATAATGTTTCCTTTCCTCCATCTTAAAGAGAAAGTATCAACCTTAATATAAGATTGAGTATCTCCCTCTAAAAGGCAGGAATCTCAATTTTAGAAAAGCAGTTAAAAGGAGGCTCATCGAAGGCAATTGCAGAACAGTTGTATACTGTTATGCTGCAAATTTTATTTTGCCTAAACTTCCTTGATGACAGAGCTTCTTTTGTATCATTTGTAAAGCCAGCAGAGTTTCCCAAATGCAGGTTAttcgcccccctccccaaagggtATTTAAGGTGTTTTGTAATACAAGGTTGTAAAAAAGAGGAATTGTTCCTTTCCACTAATTTCAATATCCATGCTGAAAAAGGCAGCTTCTTGAATCACGTGACTGAAACTTCCCTCACTTATTTTTCTtctgggtttttattttccagCTCAGAATGGATAGTAGCAAGAAAGAGATGCTGGATCAGAAGCCTCTCTTGGAAGTGCAAGTACTACTCTCCATGGATTCTGCTCCGGATAGAGTCATGGATGGAGGAGCAGGGGGACTTACAGGGGAAAAGATACCCTGGGAAATGATCACCCCTGTTTGCAGCTTTGAAAAACTCTGAATCATTCAGCTTTTGGGGAGCAATAAGTTTTGACCTGCTATTCTAGCATGCTACTATGGTTGATGCCTGATCATTTATTTAATTGCTGAAATGTGACGTGATGAGCTACTGCCAAGAATCTCATAAGGAGGATTATCTACAAGCCAGTGAGGGCTTCATCATTCTTCAAGAAGAACATTAATAGTGAAATTAAACAATTATAACTGAAATGAAGTCTCAAAGATACTATCAGAAATGCTAACAACAGGCATGGTCAGAAGGTGAATTGTGTGGGAAGCAGCGAAGGATCTTTCTGCTGGTGGAAATCTTGATCTATATGCAGCAAACAATTCAGATGATTGCTATACTTTTGAGTGATCAGAACTTGAGGGTATCAGATGAAATATCAGGTTCATCTGTCATTGCCTTACTGGAATTTCTTTTATAATTAAGTTTTACTGCCAACGATTTCAAGAAATTTCACCCTTGATAAATGTAAGACtggcccttggagcaataccacaaagtgggaagaaaagggtgGGTAGTTCCATCATCTCATCATGGTGCTTCCACCCCCAGATAAGCGCCATGTGTGTCTTACTACCATTGTTATTATGACCAGCATGGCATTCATGGATGCTTATCTGGTAGAGCAGAACCAAGGGCCTCGTAAAATTGGTGTCTGCATCATTGTTCTGGTAGGAGACATCTGCTTTTTGATTGTGCTGCGCTATGTGGCCGTCTGGGTGGGGGCTGAGGTGAAGACAGCCAAACGGGGCTATGCTATGATTCTTTGGTTCCTCTATATCTTTGTGCTGGAAATCAAACTGTATTTTATATTCCAGAATTATAAGGCTGATAAGAGAAATCTGGAGACGGTGGCTAGAAAGGCACTGACCTTGCTTCTCTCTATTTGTGTGCCAGGATTGTACCTAGTGCTAGTAGCCTTGGATAGCATGGAATATATACGTACCTTCCGGAAGAAAGAGGATTTGCGAGGGCGTCTCTTCTGGGTGGCCTTGGACTTATTGGATATCTTAGATATTCAAGCCAACCTGTGGGAACCACAGAAGACTGGCCTGCCAATCTGGGCAGAAGGACTCATGTTCTTCTATTGCTACATATTGCTCCTGATCCTGCCCTGTGTTTCCTTGAGTGAGATTAGCATGCAAGGAGAGCATATTGCTCCCCAGAAAATGATGCTCTACCCTGTCCTGAGTCTGGTGACCATAAACATGGTTACCATATTCATCCGAGCCATTAATATGGTCCTGTTTCAAGACAGCAGAGTTTCTACAATCTTCATTGGCAAGAATATCATTGCCATTGCTACCAAGGTCTGCACATTCCTAGAATACAAGAAGCAAGTGAAGGAGTTCCCACAAAATGCCATTGCACTTGAGCTCCAGCAGAACTCAGTGCCCCACAACCAGTCCCTCCACAATACACAAGGCCTTCCTCATGAGCCATCCCCCACCAGGGAGATTTTGGACACATGATGAGCCTCTTCTTAGATATCAGCATTGGTTCTTGTTTACTTGGATGGAGAGAATGGGCAGAGAAATAATACTGCTCTCATTCCAGCGTAGAGAGCTGCTTCTAGCACAAGATTTTAACAAATGGAGGAACATCCCCCTGCAACTCAGGTATTTCCAAGGGGCCCtctggaaagaaaacaaaaccaatGGACCTTCCAAGCAGAACCTCATCTACTCCAGCATCTGATCTTTTCTATCTGTTTGTTACCTGTGCTTCAACTTGTAAGGAATGAGAATTTGTTATCacagccttttttaaagaaagggacAGGGTGGGATGGGGCAGGATGGGAGAATCAGGACTGGCACTTCAGTCAGTGCACCAGTATATTGAGTCTTATTGGAAATGGTTGTGTTTACAGTTtcttattttcaaacaaaacaaaaaaaggtcCTGTAAAGTTGCTGCAGAAAACTGGATTTGGGgcagtttttttaaatctttactaAATAGATCCTTTGCTCTGTTCAGTTCCACTCAGCAAGCAGCAGCCTCACTCATTTGGCCAGGAAAGTTCTAACATTGCCAAAGTCTTCAGCCAGCCCTTCAAAGAATCTTATTTAACATCACATCTCATATTTTAAGAACATTTAAAATGATTCAGTGCAAGATTTCTGTTTTTCAGAAAACAAGTATTTCTGTTTCATTCACGTGTGTGCACACTTGAGTTCTGATGGAATGAAGTTCCAGAGCTTTTCAAGCTACATTGGCCTGGGGAAACATACAGGTAGTACTATAAATGAAAACGGAGATTCTCAGAATGATGAGCATTCACTTTTATTCCTGCAGCAGCTTAATTTATAACTGCTGCTTTTATATGAACTACACAGACAGCCTCTAAAATAAGGTATGGGACAACACCTTTAAGCAAAACCTATTGGGACACAAAACAGAGCAACAGTTTCCCAGCAAAAATGTTGCACAAGCCTGAAAGCAATGCAAGACTATTTTTTTCTTAGTGATCTCCTATTCCCTCACTGGTGTCTTGATCACATACCAACAGATTTTTTTCCAGTGAGTGCTCATTCTGCATCAGATACCTCATTTGGCCATGCATAGCCattcctcacttagcaacctaaaacAAGGAATCAAATTTGTTCTTTTGCCATCCCCATAAAAATATATAGTCAATCTTATTGTGGTGGGATTTACTATATGCTTTTTAAGCTCAGTCTTGTCATTAGGTAAGGATATGAACATTTGGCCTATAAGTAGAAAATATTCAACTTGTTTATTACAGTGAATGAAAGCAAAAGAATTGGCAGAAGAGAGTCTAAACATTCTTGTTGTACAAAGTAGCCATTCTCTCAACCAAAAAAGGAGTGGAGAGGAATGTAAAGGGAAGAGGCAGTAGGAACATAAGTTTTGAAGATACTACATATCTTGAAAGATGCAAATGTATAAGGGTAATGCAGTCTTGCTCTGCATGGATCTGGGGTAGGGTATTGGGAATTAACCAAGTCACTACCTACATTGACCTTATTGCTCTTACTAGTTTACtaattttggcctcccaaaacatGTTCAGGGTGTTGCTATCCCTGAAGGAAATATATGAAGATGCTTAGTGCATTTCATTATTTTGTCAATTGTCTGAGGTTTGTGTGATGCAGCTCCAAAGAGTTCAGTCACACCTTggcctgtgcattttattttgtttgaagaTCATTCTATGTAATAAAGGGTTCtggacacccacccaccaagcatTTTTTTTGACGTGCATATTTTCCTTTTGTGGTTATTGTTGCTCTTATTTATCCAGAAGTCAGCATGTCCCCTCTATGAACATCAAAGGTAAGAGCAATGAGTTAACTTTTGAACCAACAGTCTTTGCTTTTTTTCAAGTCTATGCAAATAGGCCATTAATCGATTAGGCAGACATCCAAAAACCACTTTGTAAAAGAGAACCCTTTCAACATAAAGTTCATCAGAAGAGTATAGTTTTTAAAGAAACATGGTTGAATAATTTGACAAGGTACAAGGAAAATGACTGATTCAAAATAGCCTTTCATGTGCCAGAGAATAGCACCAGGAAGGACcgtaaataaatactgtatttttcagagtataagacgcaccttcccccccccaaaaaagagggtgaagatttgggtgtgtcttatacactgaatgtagccccctcACCTCCATCAGAGGCCACAAATATGAGGTATGGAGGcagtgatggtctgtggcaattccTGAAGCCTGCAACAGCTGATTgtttggatgcgtcttatacactgaatgtagctccCTCACCTCCATCAGAGGCCACAAATATGAGGtatggaggcagcgatggtctgtggcaattcctgcagccttgcacagctgattgggggtattctggcagTCCGATCCActcgccaatcagctgtgctgaatcaggttgCAATAAGTTCTGAAGCTGATCTGGCTGGTCAGAATTtccagcagcaatcacattcagaaagcacacacaagtaagcaggattcaaaataacaataatatacaATCCAATACcataagcaggttttccaaggtagcagtaaatacaagcaaaacacaagcaatttcactttcagttctcagctaagccaggaggctccttcctgtctcttaGTTCGTCACATGACAAATACTCAGAGTCCAAATAGCGCTCATTGGTTGAcctagttgctatgcctattcgtTGACTGACCTTGTTAACATGTGTTCCAAGTTAGGAAGCTAGCCatctgaataccatggatgctggtgggcagaggcagatttttttcttcttgtttcctccccaaaaactaaggtgtgtcttatactccggagcatcttatactccaaaaaatacggtaaggaTTTTATTGTATCAAGCCAATTCCATTGTAGGTTTTCTATGCAAAATATGTAAtacattataataaaatataataggtttttcattatattaaattatatttaatttaaatattatatatttatatgaccttaagagccgaggtggcacagtggttaaatgcagcactgcaggctacttcagctgattgcagttctgcagttcggctgttcaaatctcactggctcagggttgactcagccttccatccttctgaggtgggtaaaatgaggacccggattgttgttgagggcaatatgctgactctgtaaaccgcttagagagggctgaaagccctatgaagcggtatataagtctaactgctactgctattgctattgctaattccaaGCATAAACCATTAGATAAACAGTCAAATAAGGAGGTAAggagtaaagagaaagaagaaaaatgcagatGCAAAGTAGATGTAGGAAGCATACCCAGAGTAAGCCACAAAAAACTTAAATGCCTATACACTTAATGCTCAAAGTTTACAGAACAAATAGGATGAACTCGAAATACTAGTACATGAGGGCAAGTATGGTATACTGtagttgccattacagaaacctgGTGGAATGAAACTCATGACTAGAATGTACTAATAGAAAGATACAAACCTCGAAAGAAAcagacctaacaaaagaggaggtggagttgcattatatcaggagtgtcaaattcaaggtcAGTGGGCTGAattcggcccatggggtgcttaagtCTGCCCTGCGGGGCCAgcctagaaatagcaaaggaccagtccGTGgtcctctggcagccaaaatggggcatggggggggggggctgtgcgtGGCTCTCCCGTGCCCCTGTTTTTGGTCTGGATGGCCTCCTACAGCACTCTGTTGTCCAAAATGAGGCACAAAGAGGCCACATGAGACCCCTCCCTCACCTCATTTTCAGActagatggcctcctgcagcactttgccagccaaaatcgGGTGGGTGGGTACAGGAggccccctgtgccccattttggccagcaaagtgctgcaggaggccgtccagcaaaaagaaaaaggcatgaGGGGGCCCATGCCCGTTTTgactggcagggtgctgcaggaggcaccCGGCCCATCTCCCCCCACACTGGCCAGCccgcagaggagaactacaatgctaatCTAGCCCTCGaataaatccagtttgacactcctgcattaTATGTTAGAGTTCACTTTCTCTCTACAGAGATGCACATAACAAAGGATGAAAGTCTTGTATAATACATATGGGtcaacataaaaggaaaaaaaacagtagcATTGCCGTAGgtgtatactacaggccacccaaccaagtaGATGATCTTTTTGCTATTCAGTTAAATGTATGTAAGAAACACACCACAGTAGTAATGGGGAACTTTAACTACCCTAACATCAACTGGGAGGCAATCTCTGCATCAAgtcgccctatgaagcggtatgaaagccctatgaagcagtatataagtctaactgctattgctaagtgggagATCAAACAGATTCCTGATCACCTAACTGACAACCTCAGCACCCAAAAGGTAGAAGAGGCAACTACAGGGACAGCTATATTGAACCTTATTCTTACTAACAGCAAGGAAGTGATTGAGAGGATTGAAGTTGCAGGGACTTTAGGGGAGAGTGACTGTGTCATATTAGAATTCAATATAAAACAAACACAAGTAACAGCATAATCAAACCAGTGTCTTAGATTCTTAaaaagctgattttaacaaactcagaaaCAGCTTGGGAAGGGTACCAAATCTTAAAAGCAAATtgactcaagaagcttgggaaactcagaaaaatacaataataaaagccCAGCGAGTTAAATActactaaaaaagaaaaacaaatccaaGAAAAAAGCCTCGTAACAGACCGtacagcctgcaacccaccactggaactggCAGACATGATTTCAGAACCATTGAAACAAAGATCTTGGAGCACCAGGCAACTACCCAAGGActtgaaaagagctgatgtggttcccattttcaaaaaaagggggaggggaacagATGCAGAAAATTATAGatcaatcagcctgacatcaatatttGGGAAGactttggaaaagataatcaacaaATCTACAAACACCTACAAGAAaacaaagccaacatgggtttgtcacaGCAACAAGCCAACATGGGTTCatgaaaaacagatcatgccaaaccaatcttatttcattctttgacaaagtgactagaTTAGTGgatcagtgaaatgctgtggacatagtatacttagttCTCAGTAAagtatttgataaagtagaccacaacctacttcttggcaaGCTATAAAAATGTGAGATAGACAACACCACCACaaaatggatttgtaactgacttACGAATCATACTCCACATGTACcatattttccggagtataagacgcaccagagtataagacgcaccaaggttttgaagaggcaaatttttaaaaaaggttttgcactctgcaaacctcacaaaaacagcccgttttttgcaaaaacgggcccgttgtttcttttaaaagggcatgaatagcctttaggaggcttgtagagtgctcctggggagggtgccaaaaacgagcaaaaatggcctgaatcagctttttcatgaaaacaggcccgttttttgtcaaaaaatggacATGGatagcttatagagtgctcctgggggcggggggcatAACTGAGCAGAAAACAgcccatttgttgctcatttctgccctccccagcccccaggagcactctgaaagcctcctaaaagctatgcacagacattttggtgaaggggcggggtttcaagagaggaaaatgctgtattcagtgtataagatgcacccagatttttagcctcttttttgtgggaaaaaagtgcatcttatactccaaaaaatacggtagttctcaatggaactatgtccacatggagggaagtaagtagTGGGACACCCCAAAGTTCCATTTAAGGCCTCATACTCTTCAATATTTACATAAATAATCTAGATGAGATAAttgaagggaactcatcaaatttgcaaatgacactaagctggcaggaatagccaacaccccagaagacaaactCTAGATCCAAAAAGATTTTGACACACTTGAACAATGatccctatccaacaaaatgaaactcAACATAGATAAAACTAAGggtttacacttaggcaagaaaacctaAGTGTACAGATACAGACTAGGTGGAACCTGGCATAATGCCAATGATTATGGGAGGGATCTTGGATTCTTAGTGGACAGTCATTTAAATATGGGCCAATGGTgtgtagcagcagccaaaaaagctaatgcaatcctaggttaaattaatagaaaaatggaatcaaGATTAGCTGAAGTTCTAATACTGCATTACAAGGCattagtaagaccatacttggaatactgaatcTAATTCTGGCCACCACaatagaaaaaaagatgttgagactctggaaaaagttcaGATAAGAACAACAAGAATAATTAGGGGGCTGGAGTCTAAAAcacgaagaatggttacaggaattgagtatgtctaatctaatggaaagaaggactacaggagacatgatagcagtgttccaatatttgaggggctcctacaaacaTGAGAAGGTCAAACTATTTTCGAAAGGaccaaaaaacaatggatggaaaccaaagagagaagcaacctagaactaagatagtggtgggtttcaatttttttttttttcctgttctgtgggtgtggcttattttgtgggcatggcttggcaatcatgtgaccgagtgggagaggcttggtgatcatgtgactgggtgggtgtggccaatttagccatccattttgccaatttagcagccCATTAAATAATACACAGCAgccctcttttctattctttttaatactgcatgaagtttttggtctagttttttttttactaggggaGAGAGGTTCGTAATGCCttgggatttctgggaatttctcctctatgttagaggcaccaaaataaccaagatgatataaagtctcctgctggagcaggtggttggactaaatgacctctgaagtcccttctagccctagattgctgtgctgtttcaaagcatcctctgaagctgcgtctagtgccaggtttgttgtccttccttcctctcctttttctctctctgcacaCTCATCCCATTGCCTGCTGCACCAGAGGGATTTGCCCAGGCAAGTCCAAGTAGAGCAGTACAGCAGGCAATGTGCTTGTGTGGCCAGCGAGAAGAACAGGGCAGCTATGGCAGTGGCTTTTTCAGCGTGTTTGAGACCTCCTGTAGTTTTCGGCAGCCTTCAGCCAGCCACTACTGCCGGGAAGCGGATGGCAAAGAGATAGCAGCTGGGAGGCTTCTTGTAGTTGCACCGAAAAAGAGAGCTTGCCTTCCAGAGTCCAGACCAGCTGCTGCAGGAGTAAGGTAAGCCCAAAGAAAGAGGTTGTCATGGGGGAGGAAGCATGGCTAGGGTTGGGGCTTCTGAAGGAGCGAAAATGGGACTGGTAAAGGGAGAGTGAGTGGCATGCAGGAGGAGGCCTCAGGCAgtgtcagcatcacttcattcagtaatcaggaaagaaaaccactggactccatttgttgaaatcaagtgtacttttactaattataaatgaacagttgcaaagctaagctgagtctggttaattaggcgcgaaagctaataatataatgtataattcattcccctccccttggcttccctgtgcacagtccaatcatatttcccccaaatgtcagatgtgagataacttcaaaaggcatcaccaggatggaatgctggaccgttggccttggcgggaaacacccctcctccacatgcgcagtaagttggtcagttcagcgtctagaaacttcctccagcagatcaatgattcccctcccaaataccatgcccccctccccgtttcaatggcagccgaagcagcagcaaagcagaggctgacaggcagGATAGAGCCTGGAAATGGTGCACTCCCTGACCCGGCCAAGGTGAATGGCAAGTGGGCAGGAATGGGGCATCCGTGGGCCCAGCCCCTGACCCAAAGCAAAGGGTGAGCAGGTGGCATGTttacctttggtgagctgagCAGAGCGGGCGAGGTGCAGAGGTGACTGGCAAGGCAATTAGCTGGGCTGCATAGCGAAGGCAATATATGTAGGGCTGGGATGGGCAGGCAAGCGTTGAGCAGGCAGGCAGGGTGAGCAAGCATCGAGTGAATGGGCAGGGTGAGTGATCAGTGATTGGGTGACTGGGGTAGGCAcaaggccagccagaggttgctaccagttcagtgaaccaggtcaaatttcccctactggttcgcccgaaccggtgcaaaccggctgaataccacctctggttctaacCTTATAATATCTAAACACATTTTGCAGAAATATCAAAACAAAACAGTACACGTCCCTGAGACATTTCATTAGTTAAGTCCAACAATGAAATATATGGTGCAAAAGCTAAACTACTGGTAAAAATATGTAAGCAGAAATAGActaaagaataaactgacagaAATTGGGCAAAGATCAAGAGCCTTAAAGCCAATTAGCAGAATCTTCAACTAAAGATAAAAATGAATTGATTTTTCTGAGGTCTTATCAAACAAACTTAAGGAATCTCCAAATATGTTATCAGTCCTaccaggtaaaccagacaggaaacacaactggatgagctaattctaccttATTGTAAACCTACATTAATATAAACTTGTACCTGAAAGTAgaaatcttccactgccatttcAGTCACATGATTAACTTTCCCAAGTGTCTTACTCTAacttataaccagtggtgggattcagcggtTTGCACCTGTTATCTGAACTGGTAACTAACTTTTTCTGTAGTTCAGTGAACCGgctgatcccaccactggctggcccctcgCCCAGCCACTCCTTTTCTCACCTCACCTGCTTTCATGCTTACTCTCATGCACGCAGCATAGCTGCTCTTTGCCAGTTCACCTCCCTCACCCTATTGCCGCGATTGCCTGCCTTCATGGTCATCCTCATGTGCGCAGCTTAGCTGCTCCCTCGCTCACTTGCCTCACTCACCAGCCTTGGCCGCTTGTGTAGTTTTTGGTAAGTCACTCTGTCTCACATGTACAGGGACAGTGTGACTCCCCTCCCACCCCTGTTGCATTAGCCATGGGAAAATCTGCTCCAAGGTTGAATAAATCCAAATTGAAATCTAGCGAGCATTCACAGGGCATATGATAAAACTGAATTGATCCTTTCAAATTTGAGAGCAATTCCTGTCCATTTTAAAAGTCCAATCTTCTGTATTTTAgcaagttttttattttcttcctttaattcttttttcttacATTTCAAAGTTCTAAAATTTTACTCAAAATAGCTCAGTCGCCACCACTTTAAAAGTGATTATGAGTCTCTCTTTCCTGAATATTCTTTTGGAGTTACATTTTGAATTGAAAAGGATTCTTCTCACCTAGTTCCAAACACTGTTTACCAAATCTGCCCCAGCAATCTTCTTGGATGTTAAGCTGTTTCTGGCTTTGTGACAGCCATTTTAGGCTGTTTGACATGGCATAGAAGAAAAATGCAGGAGAGTTGCAATCTCCCCTTGAACCCCATAGTATGCTCTTCCTTGGCttcacccccctccccaagggtcttttggctttttaaaaaagcccacGAACAAGCAGAAGCCAGCACAGGAGATGGAGAGCTCTGTTCCTGCAGCTGTTAGACACTGGGACATCATTTCTTCTCTCCCAGGTTTCCTCTCCCAATGAACTGCGAAAGCCTCTTTCCCCTGCACTGCCCAGCTTCATTCAGTGTCAGTGACTTTTCTGGAAGCGTAGGTGCATGGTTGGTGGTTTCCCTCCTTGTTGTTCTGGAGGAGAACTGTCCCTATGGCCACTGGCTTCTGTCTGAATGACTAATGGCTCCTTGGGGTTTGGGTGCTTTAGGACAGGTTCCTCTGTGAATAGCCATTTGAGTTTCTCAAATGCTCCCTGGAACTCCACGGTGCATTCTAGTGGCTGGCTGGGTCatggttccccctcccttttctcttgTTTTTAGCAGTTTGATGATGGACAGGCCTGTTTA encodes:
- the TMEM121 gene encoding transmembrane protein 121, translated to MVLPPPDKRHVCLTTIVIMTSMAFMDAYLVEQNQGPRKIGVCIIVLVGDICFLIVLRYVAVWVGAEVKTAKRGYAMILWFLYIFVLEIKLYFIFQNYKADKRNLETVARKALTLLLSICVPGLYLVLVALDSMEYIRTFRKKEDLRGRLFWVALDLLDILDIQANLWEPQKTGLPIWAEGLMFFYCYILLLILPCVSLSEISMQGEHIAPQKMMLYPVLSLVTINMVTIFIRAINMVLFQDSRVSTIFIGKNIIAIATKVCTFLEYKKQVKEFPQNAIALELQQNSVPHNQSLHNTQGLPHEPSPTREILDT